Below is a genomic region from Hylemonella gracilis.
GGGGCTGTCACCACACCGGCTGACTCGCCCGCTCTTGTGAACCCATGTCTGCCTTTGACTGACCGTCGACCGGAATGTCCTTCCGAGCGCCGTACAGGCCGATATCCCTGCGCCCCGGACGGGCGCGATCATCCCAATGAACTTTGAAGAACTGAAACTGGCCCCGGCCATCCTGAAGGCTGTCCGTGAGCAGGGCTATGAAACGCCCACCGCGATCCAGGAACAAGCGATCCCGCTGGTCATGCAAGGCAACGACCTGCTGGGCGGCGCCCAGACCGGTACCGGCAAAACCGCCGCCTTCACCCTGCCCCTGCTGCACCGCCTCGCGATGAGCCGCAGCGTGCAGAACAAATGGGGCGGCAACGGCATCCGCGCCCTGGTGCTCACGCCCACGCGTGAGCTTGCCGCGCAGGTCGAGGAGTCCGTGCGCAACTACGGCAAGTACTTGCAGCTCGAATCCACCGTGATCTTTGGCGGCGTGGGCATGAACCCGCAGATCGCCCGCGTCAAGAAAGGCGTGGACATCCTGGTCGCCACGCCGGGCCGCCTGCTGGACCTGCAGCAGCAAGGCTTCATGGACCTGTCCCAGGTGCAGATGCTGGTGCTCGACGAAGCCGACCGCATGCTGGACATGGGCTTCATCCACGACGTGAAGAAGGTGCTGGCCCTGCTGCCCAAGGAAAAACAGAGTCTGCTGTTTTCCGCCACCTTCAGCGACGAAATCCGCGCCCTGGCCGAAGGCCTGCTCAAGAACCCGCAGAGCGTGCAGGTCACGCCGCGCAACACCACGGTGCAGCGCATCACGCAAAACGTGCACACCGTGGGTCGCAGCAAGAAGAAGGCCCTGCTCGCGCACATCGTCAACACGAATGAATGGAGCCAGGTGCTGGTGTTCACGCGCACCAAGTTCGGTGCCAACCACGTGGCCGAGTACCTGAACAAGAACGGCGTCACCGCCATGGCCCTGCACGGCAACAAGAGCCAGGGTGCACGCACCCAGGCCTTGGCCGGCTTCAAGAGCGGGGAGATCCGTGCCCTGGTCGCCACCGACATCGCCGCGCGCGGCATTGACATCGACGAGTTGCCGCACGTCGTGAACTACGAGATTCCCAACATCCCCGAAGACTACGTGCACCGCATCGGCCGCACGGGTCGCGCCGGCCGCGAAGGCCAGGCCGTCAACCTCGTCTGCCTGGACGAACAGGGTTTCATGGCCGAAATCGAGCGCTTCACCAAGCAACAGATTGCCGTGGTGGAAACGCCCGCCGAATTTGCGCCCGACGAAGGCGAGCGCGCAGAACCCATCGCCATGGGTCGCCAGACCCTGTGGGGCGGCCTGGGCAAGCCGCCCAGCCGCGACGTGATGGCGGCGGCCGCCAAGGCCGCGCGCCAGGAGATGGTGCAACGCATCCGCGAAAACAAGGCCGGCGGTCAGGGCGAACGCGGTGCGGGTGGCGGCAACGGCGGCGGCCGGAGCAACGGCCCCGGACGTCAGAATCAGAACCGCTCGGACCGTCAGGACCGTCCCGAAGGCCAACGCCAGGGCAGACCGCAAGGCGGTGGTGGCCAAGGCGGCAACCGCAACAACGAACAGCGCCGCGCCAACAGCAGCGGCGGCGGTCGTGGTCAAGGTGGTGGCCAAGGTGGTGGCAACGGCGGCGGTTACGGTGGTGGTGGTGGTGGCGGCGGTCAACCTGATCCGCTGCGCACCCGCACCGACGCGCTGAGCCAGGGCAATCGCCGCCGTGGTGGCGGCGGCGGCGGTGGCAACCGCGGCGGCCAAGGTGGCAAGGGCCAGGGCGGCGGCGGTGTCGATCCGCTGCGCACGAACTTCGGTCGCATCTCGCACTGATCCCGCTTTCCCGCATGGCGTCGGTCGGTGCCGCGGCAATCCACCGCGCCCCGGCCGGTCTGCTGCATTCGCGATGCGGATCGCGAGCGGATGGCGGCAGTGTGATCGGTGTCAGAAGGTCGGGTGGCCTCCTTGGCGCGTTCAAGGAGTCACAGGTGGGTGCGCAGTTGCCAGATTTCGGGGAACAGCACCACGTCCAACATCTTGCGCAGGTAGCTCACGCCACCGGTGCCGCCTGTCCCGCGCTTGAAGCCGATCACGCGCTCGACCGTGGTCACATGGCGGAAGCGCCACAGGCGGAAGGCGTCTTCCAGATCGGTGAGCTCCTCGCCCAATTGGTACAGGTCCCAGTGCTTTTCGGGGCTGCGGTACACGGCGAGCCAGGCCTGCACCACGCCTTCGCTCTCCGCATAAGGCTGGGTCCAATCACGCTCGACATGGCTGACCGGCACAGGCAACCCGCGACGCGCCAGCAAGCGCAGCGCCTCGTCATAGAGTGACGGCGCCTCGTACGCAGCTTGCACCTGGGACAGCAGGTCGGCACGGTGTTCGTGCGGGCGCAGCATGGCGCGATTCTTGTTGCCCAGCGCGAACTCAATACAGCGGTACTGGTAACTCTGGAAACCGCTGGAATTACCCAAGGAAGGACGCATGGCGCTGTACTCGGGCGGCGTCATCGTGGCCAGCACATCCCAGGCATGCACCAGCTGCTCCATGATCTTGGAGACACGCGCCAGCATCTTGAAGGCCATCGGCAGTTCATCCCGGGCGATGTGACCGATGGCGGCGCGCAGTTCGTGCAGCATCAGCTTCATCCATAACTCGCTGGTCTGGTGCTGCACGATGAAGAGCATCTCATCGTGCGCGGTCGACAGCGGCTGCTGCGCGGTGAGGATGGCATCGAGCCGCAAGTAGTCGCCATAGCTCATGCTGCGGCTGAAGTCGAACTGGGCATGTTCCTCGTGCATGATGGTCTCGGGCGTGCCCGCAGGCGGCTCGCTTGCACCGGTCGTGCCGGCGCCGGCGGCCGAAGAGGTAGGAGTGGAGGAATGAGGGCACATGCTCAGGTCACCGCGTGGATCTGGTTGAACTCAGGGCGCCGCCACTCTCCCGCGTCGAGCACCTGACGCAGGTGTTCCACAGCGTTCCAGACATCCTCGTAGCCGATGTAGAGCGGTGTGAAGCCGAAGCGCAGGATGTCCTTGTTCGGACTGCGGCCGGCATCACCCTGGCCCGCATCCGAAGCCGCACCGGACCCGGCGCGGTAGTCCCCGATCACGCCACGCGCGATCAGCGCCTGCACGATGGCGTAGGCACCGCTGCCCTGACCGTTCACACCGAGACCTTCGTCGCGCGTCAGGCACACCTGCGAGCCACGCCGGGCGTGATCGCGCGGCGTGGCCAGGCTCAGACCGTGGCCCGCGCAGCGTTCCTCCACCAGACGGATGAACAGGTCCGTCAACGCGAGCGACTTGGCGCGCAGCGCGGGCATGCCACCCAGGGGACGCGCGGCGTCGAACACGTCGAGCCCGCATTGCAGCGCCGACAGGCTGATGATGGGCTGCGTGCCACAAAGATAACGGTGAATGCCCGGCGCGGGCTGGTAGTCCGGCGTGAACTGGAAAGGGGCGGCATGGCCCCACCAGCCCGACAGCGGTTGCCAGAAGCGGTCGGCATGACGTGGGTGCACCCAGACGAAGGCCGGCGCGCCGGGGCCGCCATTGAGGTATTTGTAGCCGCAGCCAATCGAGAAATCGGCGCCCGCGCCATTCAGGTCCACCGGCACGGCACCCGCGCTGTGCGCCAGGTCCCACACCGTGAGCACGCCCACAGCGTGCGCGGTAGTCGTGACGGCGGCCATGTCGTGCATGGCCCCGGTGCGGTAGTTCACGTGCGTGAGCATCAGCACGGCCACGTCGCGCGTCAGGGCGGCGGGGATCTCTTCAGGCTCCACCAGCACCAGTTCCAGGCCGCGTTCCCTGCATAGGCCCTCGGCAATGTAGAGATCGGTCGGGAAGTTGCTGCGCTCGCTCACCACGCGACGGCGTGCCGGGCCGTCCTCGCGCGCGATGTTGAGCGCGGCGCTCAGCACCTTGTACAGGTTGACCGAGGTACTGTCGGTGCACACCACCTCATCCCGGCCAGCACCGATCAGCGGGGCGAGCTGGTTGCCCAGGCGCTGCGGCAGGTCGAACCAACTGGCGGTGTTCCACGAACGGATCAGGTCCCGGCCCCATTCGCGCGTGACCACGTCAGCCACGCGAGCGGCAGCGGCCTTCGGTAGCACGCCCAGGGAGTTTCCATCCAGGTAGATCACGCCATCCGGCAGGGTGAAATGCCCGCGCAACGGGGCCAGAGGGTCTAACGCGTCGAGCGCGCGGCAATCTTGCAGGGTCGTCATGAAGGAAGTCGCGGGAAAAGTTGACTCTTGCGGAGCTTGGGAAATGGGCAGGGGGATGGGGCCGCTCAGGCCAGCGCGCGCAGCACGGCGCGCACCGGCGAAGCATCGGCCGAGGTGAACTTCAACGGCAAGGCAATCAGCTCGTAGTCGCCTTCGGGCACCTCGTCGAGCACCAGGTTTTCGAGCACGCGCAAACCGCGCTGACGGATGAGCTGGTGGCTGTCCAGCGTCTTGCTGTCGGCGGGGTCGATGCTGGCTGTGTCGATGCCGATCAGCAGCACACCCAGATCGGCCAGGCGCGTGATGGTGGACGGGGCGTAGGCGGCCAGCGCCCCGTCCCAGCGGTCCACCGGCATACGCTCGTAGGTGCGCACCAGCACACGCGGCGGCAAGCGGGCATCGATCGCGTGGGCCACGTGGTCCCACTCGATCAAGGGTCCGCGCCCGATCGCGTGGATGACTCGGCACGGACCGAGGAAGGGTTCCAGCGACAGGTCGCCGATGGAGGCACCACCCGCGTCGTAGTGCAACGGCGCATCGGCATGCGCGCCCACGTGCGGCGACAGGGTGATGGCACTCACGTTCACCGGGCACCCTGGCCCGATGGTGGCGTTCCATTGCTGGCTGTATGGCGTGTCCCCGGGAAAGACAGGGCTGCCTGCGTGCACGGGCGGTGAAATGTCCCAGAGCCGACGCGCGGCAGGAGTGAATTGGGCAGGCATGGGGCAAAGTTTGCATGCCCCGGAAAACTCGTGGTGTCGGTTATTTCCAACAGGACGCAGTTTTTTTCGCAAGCTGCCTCACACCCGGCCGCCGCGAGCCATCGGCCCTCCGGCGTTCACGCTGTTGTCATCGCCCCCGCTTAGCCTGCGGGACTTTCCTGTTCCACGGAGTCGTGTCATGTTCATGCGCAGCCCCCTTCTGCAGTTTCCGATCCAAGCTCTGCTGCTCGCCTTGGCCTTGTTGGGCGGCACCCATGCCGCACAGGCACAGCAGGCCGTCACCGCGACACTCGCGGGGCACGCAGCGCTGCCCGCCGACACGAGCACCGCCGCGCCGCGTGACGCCGGCGCCTTCTTCGCGACCTCGGGCAAATTCGCCAACAGTGCGCGCACACGCAACGAGAAGCTCGGCAGCGAGCCCGCGTTCACGACGGCGGGCGGCTCCAAGCCACGCGTCACCGGCGGCGCCCTGCCTGTCAAGGGCCAGGCCGTGCAAGGCTTCTCTGGCGTCGTCGCACTGGACCGCGACCACTACCTGGTGCTGACCGACAACGGCTTCGGCAGCAAGATCAACTCGCAGGACGCGCTGCTGATGGTGCACACCGCGCAGGTGGACTGGAAGAGCGGCAAGGTCACGCTGCGCAAGACCGTCTTCCTGCACGACCCGGACCGCAAGGTACCCTTTGCCATCCAGAACGAGGCCAGCGACAAGCGTTACCTCACCGGCGCGGATTTCGACGTCGAGTCCATCCAGAAGATTGGCAACACCTTGTGGATCGGCGACGAGTTCGGCCCCTACCTCCTGCAAACCGACCTGAACGGCAAGGTGCTGGGCGTGACCGAGACCGTGGTCGACGGCAAGCCCTACCGTTCGCCCGACAATTACCTGAACAGCCGTCTGCCCAACCTGCCCAGCGACGCGATGCCGCAATGGGAAGTGCGGCGATCGGGCGGCTTCGAGCCCATGGCCCAGTCACCGGACGGCAAGACGCTGTACCCCGCCTTCGAGTGGCCGCTGTACGACGCGCAGACCAAGACGTTCGAGAAGAGCAACGACCGCCTCTACACCCACATCCTCGAATTCGACGTGGCCAGCCGCCGCTACACCGGCAAGCAATGGAAATACGCCTTCGAGGAAAACGGCAACGTGATGGCCGACTTCCAGATGCTGAACGCCACCACCGGCCTGGTGATCGAGCGTGACGATGCGTCCGAAGGCATGGCGCCGGCCTGCGCTGGCGAAGAGCGGCCGGACTGCTTCGCGCGCCCCGCGAAGTTCAAGCGCGTCTACAAGATCGACCTGACCAACACCGATGCCAACGGCTTCGTGCGCAAAGTGGCCTACATCGACCTGCTCAAGATCGCCAACCCCCAGCGTCTCGCCAAGCGCGGTCCCAACGAAGAGGTGTTCAGCCTGCCGCACCTGGGCCCCGAAGGGCTGGCCATCGTCGACACGCGTCACATCGTGGTGGTCAACGACAACAACTACCCAGGTTCCTCTGGCCGCCAGCTCGGCAAGCCGGACGACGACGAGCTGACCCTGCTCGACATCCAGGC
It encodes:
- a CDS encoding DEAD/DEAH box helicase; protein product: MNFEELKLAPAILKAVREQGYETPTAIQEQAIPLVMQGNDLLGGAQTGTGKTAAFTLPLLHRLAMSRSVQNKWGGNGIRALVLTPTRELAAQVEESVRNYGKYLQLESTVIFGGVGMNPQIARVKKGVDILVATPGRLLDLQQQGFMDLSQVQMLVLDEADRMLDMGFIHDVKKVLALLPKEKQSLLFSATFSDEIRALAEGLLKNPQSVQVTPRNTTVQRITQNVHTVGRSKKKALLAHIVNTNEWSQVLVFTRTKFGANHVAEYLNKNGVTAMALHGNKSQGARTQALAGFKSGEIRALVATDIAARGIDIDELPHVVNYEIPNIPEDYVHRIGRTGRAGREGQAVNLVCLDEQGFMAEIERFTKQQIAVVETPAEFAPDEGERAEPIAMGRQTLWGGLGKPPSRDVMAAAAKAARQEMVQRIRENKAGGQGERGAGGGNGGGRSNGPGRQNQNRSDRQDRPEGQRQGRPQGGGGQGGNRNNEQRRANSSGGGRGQGGGQGGGNGGGYGGGGGGGGQPDPLRTRTDALSQGNRRRGGGGGGGNRGGQGGKGQGGGGVDPLRTNFGRISH
- the kynA gene encoding tryptophan 2,3-dioxygenase; protein product: MCPHSSTPTSSAAGAGTTGASEPPAGTPETIMHEEHAQFDFSRSMSYGDYLRLDAILTAQQPLSTAHDEMLFIVQHQTSELWMKLMLHELRAAIGHIARDELPMAFKMLARVSKIMEQLVHAWDVLATMTPPEYSAMRPSLGNSSGFQSYQYRCIEFALGNKNRAMLRPHEHRADLLSQVQAAYEAPSLYDEALRLLARRGLPVPVSHVERDWTQPYAESEGVVQAWLAVYRSPEKHWDLYQLGEELTDLEDAFRLWRFRHVTTVERVIGFKRGTGGTGGVSYLRKMLDVVLFPEIWQLRTHL
- the kynU gene encoding kynureninase; this translates as MTTLQDCRALDALDPLAPLRGHFTLPDGVIYLDGNSLGVLPKAAAARVADVVTREWGRDLIRSWNTASWFDLPQRLGNQLAPLIGAGRDEVVCTDSTSVNLYKVLSAALNIAREDGPARRRVVSERSNFPTDLYIAEGLCRERGLELVLVEPEEIPAALTRDVAVLMLTHVNYRTGAMHDMAAVTTTAHAVGVLTVWDLAHSAGAVPVDLNGAGADFSIGCGYKYLNGGPGAPAFVWVHPRHADRFWQPLSGWWGHAAPFQFTPDYQPAPGIHRYLCGTQPIISLSALQCGLDVFDAARPLGGMPALRAKSLALTDLFIRLVEERCAGHGLSLATPRDHARRGSQVCLTRDEGLGVNGQGSGAYAIVQALIARGVIGDYRAGSGAASDAGQGDAGRSPNKDILRFGFTPLYIGYEDVWNAVEHLRQVLDAGEWRRPEFNQIHAVT
- the kynB gene encoding arylformamidase, encoding MPAQFTPAARRLWDISPPVHAGSPVFPGDTPYSQQWNATIGPGCPVNVSAITLSPHVGAHADAPLHYDAGGASIGDLSLEPFLGPCRVIHAIGRGPLIEWDHVAHAIDARLPPRVLVRTYERMPVDRWDGALAAYAPSTITRLADLGVLLIGIDTASIDPADSKTLDSHQLIRQRGLRVLENLVLDEVPEGDYELIALPLKFTSADASPVRAVLRALA
- a CDS encoding esterase-like activity of phytase family protein, with the translated sequence MFMRSPLLQFPIQALLLALALLGGTHAAQAQQAVTATLAGHAALPADTSTAAPRDAGAFFATSGKFANSARTRNEKLGSEPAFTTAGGSKPRVTGGALPVKGQAVQGFSGVVALDRDHYLVLTDNGFGSKINSQDALLMVHTAQVDWKSGKVTLRKTVFLHDPDRKVPFAIQNEASDKRYLTGADFDVESIQKIGNTLWIGDEFGPYLLQTDLNGKVLGVTETVVDGKPYRSPDNYLNSRLPNLPSDAMPQWEVRRSGGFEPMAQSPDGKTLYPAFEWPLYDAQTKTFEKSNDRLYTHILEFDVASRRYTGKQWKYAFEENGNVMADFQMLNATTGLVIERDDASEGMAPACAGEERPDCFARPAKFKRVYKIDLTNTDANGFVRKVAYIDLLKIANPQRLAKRGPNEEVFSLPHLGPEGLAIVDTRHIVVVNDNNYPGSSGRQLGKPDDDELTLLDIQALIDAK